CGTGGGCCAAAGACTTTGAAGCCCTCGCCCTTGCCGAGCAACATGACTCCCTGGGTGCCGTAGAACGCGTTGCCGTTTTCATAACCTTCTTGCACGTAGGGCGACCAATCGCGCTGTTCGTAAATGAGCTGGCGCTTGTTGCCGACCTTGCCATCGCCAGACCATTCGAACACGCAGTATTGGTTGTCGGGAAATTGTTGATCGTCGTCGAAGAAAAACTTGCTTCCCAGAGCGGCGACGGTGTCGGGATGTGTGTTCACACCCAGGCCCCAGCGGGCGATATCGATATCGTGGACGCCGTCGTTGCCAATATCGCCGACGCCGTAGTCGTACCAAAAGCGCCAAATGCCGGGCAGCAAATTGGCCTGAAAGGCGCGCTCGGGAGCCGGCCCCTGCCATAGCTCGAAGTCAAGTTCCGCTGGCGGCTGGCTCGGTGACAGGTGACCGATATTGCGCCGCAGCTGACTGTTCCAGGCCTTTGCCACCAGCACATCGCCAATGATTCCCGACTGCAATAACTCCATCGCCTTGCGAACGTGAGCGGTGCTGCGCGACTGCGTACCGACTTGCACGACGACTTTGTTTTTTCGCGCTGCTTCAATCAGCAAGCGACCTTCGCGCACGTTGTGCGACACTGGCTTTTCGACATACACGTGTTTTTTCGCTTCGCAGGCCAGAATTGCCGCCGGCGAATGCCAATGATCGGGCGTGGCGATCCAGACCGCGTCGACCGCTTTGTCTTTTAGCACGTCTCGCAAATCCTTCGTCGCGACGGGCTTGGGCCGGCCCGATGTTTCGACCAGCTTGGCCGCACTAGTCAGTCGATTCGCATCGACGTCGCAAACATAGGCCAGGCGAATCTCTTTCCGTTGCAGCAAATTGCGCAGGTGGCTGGTTCCCATGCCACCACAGCCGATCAGGGCCACGT
Above is a window of Anatilimnocola aggregata DNA encoding:
- a CDS encoding Gfo/Idh/MocA family protein; translation: MSELPRREFLHGVAAVAAASTVSLNVGATSAADDNRPLNVALIGCGGMGTSHLRNLLQRKEIRLAYVCDVDANRLTSAAKLVETSGRPKPVATKDLRDVLKDKAVDAVWIATPDHWHSPAAILACEAKKHVYVEKPVSHNVREGRLLIEAARKNKVVVQVGTQSRSTAHVRKAMELLQSGIIGDVLVAKAWNSQLRRNIGHLSPSQPPAELDFELWQGPAPERAFQANLLPGIWRFWYDYGVGDIGNDGVHDIDIARWGLGVNTHPDTVAALGSKFFFDDDQQFPDNQYCVFEWSGDGKVGNKRQLIYEQRDWSPYVQEGYENGNAFYGTQGVMLLGKGEGFKVFGPRNKLLEEMSGRFDLVAHHQNFIDCVRSGNRSHADVEEGHLSASLAHLANIACRTNRVLTFDPAKEQFSGEAPDQSMLTRKYRAGHWAVPTGA